One genomic region from Yersinia canariae encodes:
- the udk gene encoding uridine kinase, whose amino-acid sequence MTDKAHQCVIIGIAGASASGKSLIASTLYRELRDQVGDQHIGVIPEDGYYKDQSHLSMEERVKTNYDHPSAMDHNLLLEHLQSLKAGKSIELPLYSYTEHTRKKETIHLEPKKVIILEGILLLTDLRLRQEMNFSIFVDTPLDICLMRRMKRDVNERGRSMDSVMAQYQKTVRPMFLQFIEPSKQYADIIVPRGGKNRIAIDILKAKISQFFE is encoded by the coding sequence ATGACTGACAAAGCACACCAGTGCGTCATTATTGGGATAGCCGGTGCCTCTGCCTCCGGTAAAAGTCTTATCGCCAGCACCTTGTATCGTGAATTGCGCGATCAGGTCGGTGACCAACATATTGGTGTCATCCCTGAAGATGGTTATTACAAAGACCAGAGTCACCTGTCAATGGAAGAGCGGGTCAAAACTAACTATGACCACCCCAGCGCCATGGACCACAACTTATTGCTGGAGCATTTGCAATCGCTGAAAGCAGGTAAGTCGATTGAACTGCCGCTTTATAGTTACACTGAGCACACGCGCAAAAAAGAAACCATTCATTTAGAGCCTAAAAAAGTCATTATTTTGGAAGGTATTTTGCTGCTGACTGATCTTCGTTTGCGCCAAGAAATGAACTTCTCTATCTTTGTCGACACCCCATTGGATATCTGTCTGATGCGCCGAATGAAGCGTGATGTGAATGAACGCGGCCGCTCGATGGACTCCGTGATGGCACAATACCAAAAAACAGTGCGCCCAATGTTTCTGCAATTTATAGAACCTTCCAAACAATATGCTGACATTATTGTTCCGCGCGGCGGCAAGAACCGAATTGCGATCGATATTCTAAAAGCGAAAATCAGTCAGTTCTTTGAGTAA
- the asmA gene encoding outer membrane assembly protein AsmA — MRRLLTTLIILLVVLVAGMSALVLLVNPNDFRAYMVKQVERKSGYHLQLEGDLRWHVWPQLSIIAGRTALTAPGAAAPVVSAENMRLDVKLWPLLSHQLDVKQVMLKGAVIRLTPDSEAQQQPGAPVAPAGNAPVDEHRAWKLDINRVQVVDSLLIWQRTDNDQVNVRDINLELSQDPQRQVHVTLASRVNRNQRDVTFSMVADADMSHYPEQFSANISQFAYKLEGADIPVGGVSGEGTLQASYQRDLQQLLLNQLSFTANNNQLTGSAKATLGPVPEYVINLAADNLNLDSIFGWESKNTTSNKDSAKQAIVTAPVIAIQADDDVGQDLQALRDFKAQITLTANNLVYRAIKVTQLNLQASNQQGDVQISRLTGSALGGDFSLPGSLDVMGKKVLTTVNPVINHMELGPVLAAADLPQMMTGKFSMKAQLSGEGVNVEAFNHRWKGNAQFSMNDARLEGLNIQQLIQQAVTRSSSDVKGQDRYDRYTEVKQLQANLALSRGAMNVSNLSADSALISIKGAGELNLPARQCDMNLSVRVMQGWSGQDSLVKMLQNTDIPLRIYGPWTQLSYQLNVEQLLRNELQQRAKKALSDWAERNQQSRGSQDLKKLIDKL, encoded by the coding sequence ATGAGACGATTACTAACGACGTTAATTATCCTGCTAGTGGTATTGGTTGCAGGAATGAGCGCATTGGTATTGCTAGTAAATCCTAATGACTTTCGCGCTTACATGGTCAAACAGGTCGAAAGAAAAAGTGGCTATCATCTGCAATTGGAAGGGGATTTGCGTTGGCATGTTTGGCCACAACTTAGCATTATCGCTGGCCGAACTGCGCTAACCGCGCCCGGAGCAGCAGCGCCGGTGGTCAGTGCAGAGAATATGCGTCTTGATGTCAAACTTTGGCCACTGTTGTCACACCAGCTTGATGTTAAGCAGGTGATGCTAAAAGGGGCGGTTATCCGCCTAACACCTGACAGTGAAGCGCAACAACAACCAGGGGCACCGGTCGCACCTGCAGGTAATGCACCGGTTGATGAACATCGCGCTTGGAAACTTGATATCAATAGAGTTCAGGTTGTCGACAGCCTGCTAATTTGGCAACGGACAGATAATGATCAAGTGAATGTCCGTGATATTAATCTTGAGCTTAGCCAAGACCCCCAACGGCAAGTTCATGTCACGCTCGCCAGCCGTGTTAACCGTAATCAGCGGGATGTCACTTTCTCCATGGTTGCCGACGCAGATATGAGTCATTACCCAGAGCAGTTCAGTGCGAATATCAGCCAATTTGCATATAAATTGGAAGGGGCGGATATTCCTGTGGGTGGGGTGAGCGGCGAGGGGACATTACAAGCCAGTTATCAGCGTGATCTCCAGCAATTGTTGCTCAATCAACTGAGCTTTACGGCAAATAACAACCAGCTTACAGGGAGTGCTAAAGCGACTCTCGGCCCTGTTCCTGAGTATGTTATTAATCTGGCTGCTGATAATCTCAACTTGGATTCGATTTTCGGTTGGGAATCTAAGAACACAACCAGTAATAAAGACAGTGCCAAACAGGCTATCGTGACCGCGCCGGTAATTGCTATTCAGGCTGATGATGATGTCGGGCAGGACTTACAGGCATTACGTGACTTTAAGGCGCAAATTACACTCACGGCGAATAATTTGGTGTATCGCGCAATAAAAGTGACACAACTGAATTTACAGGCCTCGAACCAACAAGGTGATGTGCAAATTAGCCGTTTAACGGGCAGTGCGCTGGGCGGTGATTTTTCACTACCAGGTTCACTGGATGTTATGGGCAAGAAAGTACTCACTACTGTAAACCCAGTGATAAATCACATGGAATTAGGGCCGGTATTGGCAGCAGCAGATTTACCGCAGATGATGACCGGTAAATTCTCCATGAAAGCGCAACTGTCTGGAGAGGGTGTTAATGTTGAGGCATTCAACCATCGCTGGAAAGGTAATGCGCAGTTCAGTATGAATGATGCGAGGCTGGAGGGGCTGAATATTCAGCAACTTATTCAGCAAGCTGTCACTCGTAGTTCCAGTGATGTGAAAGGTCAAGACAGATATGATCGCTATACTGAAGTTAAGCAACTGCAAGCGAATTTGGCCTTGAGTCGAGGGGCGATGAATGTCAGTAATCTCAGTGCTGATTCCGCATTGATATCTATTAAAGGTGCCGGAGAACTCAATTTGCCCGCGCGGCAATGTGACATGAATCTGTCTGTGCGAGTGATGCAAGGCTGGAGCGGGCAAGATAGCTTGGTCAAGATGCTGCAAAATACGGATATCCCGCTGCGTATTTATGGCCCATGGACTCAGCTCAGTTATCAATT
- the dcd gene encoding dCTP deaminase codes for MRLCDRDIEAWLDSGKLGIDPRPPVERINGATVDVRLGNQFRVFTGHTAAFIDLSGPKDEVSAALERVMSDEINLPEGEAFFLHPGELALAVTLESVTIPDDLVGWLDGRSSLARLGLMVHVTAHRIDPGWQGKIVLEFYNSGKLPLALRPGMLIGALSFEPLSGPAARPYNSRQDAKYRGQQGAVASRIDKD; via the coding sequence ATGAGACTGTGCGATCGTGACATAGAAGCTTGGCTGGACAGCGGTAAATTAGGTATTGATCCTCGTCCACCGGTAGAACGTATCAATGGTGCCACGGTCGATGTTCGCTTAGGCAATCAGTTTCGTGTTTTCACTGGACACACGGCGGCATTCATTGACTTAAGCGGCCCGAAAGATGAAGTTAGCGCCGCGCTAGAACGGGTCATGAGTGATGAGATAAATCTGCCAGAAGGAGAGGCATTCTTCCTGCACCCGGGGGAGTTGGCGTTAGCGGTGACGTTGGAGTCAGTGACTATCCCCGATGATCTGGTCGGTTGGCTTGATGGTCGTTCCTCATTGGCCCGCCTTGGGTTGATGGTTCATGTGACGGCACACCGAATTGATCCCGGTTGGCAAGGCAAGATTGTGCTGGAGTTCTATAATTCAGGTAAGCTGCCGTTGGCACTGCGCCCAGGAATGCTGATTGGTGCGCTGAGTTTTGAGCCACTTTCCGGCCCTGCGGCCCGTCCTTATAATAGCCGTCAGGATGCCAAATATCGTGGTCAACAAGGCGCTGTAGCCAGTCGTATTGACAAAGACTAG